In Deinococcus ruber, one DNA window encodes the following:
- a CDS encoding phosphoribosylanthranilate isomerase, whose product MPALRVKICGTTNLPDALLSLDAGADAIGLIFAPISKRLVSVETARQISVAVGPALGRVGVFLDQPLSEVLRTAERARVSAVQIHGPVSSLYLQTLERYYPVLRVVRPADLQQFSQATPGHTLMLDAPTPGSGKALDWQALRPVFPAGGWLAGGLGPENVAEAIRALHPAGVDAVSRLERSPGVKDPLRVRAFVQAARQAHHTLEYPINESYPQ is encoded by the coding sequence ATGCCTGCCCTGCGCGTCAAAATCTGCGGCACCACCAATCTGCCCGACGCCCTGTTGAGTCTGGACGCTGGAGCTGACGCCATCGGTCTGATTTTTGCGCCCATCAGCAAACGGCTGGTGAGTGTCGAGACGGCCCGGCAGATCAGTGTAGCGGTGGGGCCAGCGCTGGGAAGGGTGGGCGTCTTTCTGGATCAGCCGCTCTCGGAGGTGCTGCGGACGGCAGAGCGGGCGCGGGTGTCGGCAGTGCAGATTCATGGCCCGGTGTCAAGTCTTTACTTGCAGACGCTTGAGCGCTACTATCCCGTTCTGCGTGTCGTGCGCCCGGCAGACCTTCAGCAGTTCTCGCAGGCCACGCCGGGTCACACGCTGATGCTCGACGCCCCCACACCCGGCTCGGGGAAAGCGCTCGACTGGCAGGCGCTGAGGCCGGTCTTCCCGGCTGGCGGCTGGCTGGCGGGGGGGCTGGGGCCAGAGAACGTGGCTGAGGCAATCAGGGCGCTTCATCCGGCTGGAGTCGATGCCGTCAGTCGGCTGGAACGAAGTCCGGGTGTCAAAGATCCGCTGCGTGTCCGGGCCTTTGTACAGGCTGCCCGGCAGGCCCACCACACGCTGGAATACCCGATAAACGAAAGTTATCCACAGTGA
- a CDS encoding biotin transporter BioY → MIPTTFPTLSGATFPRSGLLTNILLVLGGAALVALLAQVELPLKPVPVTLQTLGVLLVGAALGWKRGGLALLTYVLAGAVGLPVLSGGGAGLAKVLGPTGGYLAGFVLAAALVGWLVERFGLDRHIPGAALAMLAGNVVIYALGLAWLGHVVPALHGQALLTAGLTPFLLGDALKLVLAALLLPTAWKLLRR, encoded by the coding sequence ATGATCCCCACGACTTTCCCCACCCTCAGCGGCGCGACCTTTCCGCGCTCTGGCCTGCTGACGAACATTCTGCTGGTGCTGGGCGGCGCGGCGCTGGTGGCGCTCCTCGCTCAGGTCGAACTGCCGCTCAAGCCCGTGCCGGTCACGCTGCAAACACTGGGCGTGCTGCTGGTGGGCGCGGCCCTCGGCTGGAAACGCGGCGGGCTGGCACTGCTGACGTATGTACTGGCGGGCGCGGTGGGCCTTCCGGTGTTGTCGGGCGGGGGTGCAGGGCTGGCGAAGGTGCTGGGGCCGACCGGCGGCTATCTGGCGGGCTTCGTGCTGGCGGCGGCGCTGGTGGGCTGGCTGGTCGAGCGCTTCGGGCTGGATCGTCACATTCCTGGCGCGGCGCTGGCGATGCTGGCGGGCAACGTGGTGATCTATGCGCTGGGCTTGGCCTGGCTGGGCCACGTCGTACCCGCGCTGCACGGACAGGCGCTGCTGACGGCGGGGCTGACGCCCTTCCTGCTGGGCGACGCGCTCAAGCTGGTGCTCGCGGCACTGCTGCTGCCGACCGCCTGGAAGCTGCTGCGCCGCTGA
- a CDS encoding VOC family protein, with protein sequence MSDAAPVQVPGAWGLQFVDHIAILTPDLEAGSAPYTALGLTPDGPDETVQAQGVRVRAFRLGDTLIELLEPEAGSGLAASLAKRGAGLHHVAFRVASLEAEISRLSALGAVFLNTQPQPGRAGSRVAFLHPKWGAGTLIELVEHP encoded by the coding sequence ATGTCAGACGCTGCACCCGTGCAGGTCCCCGGTGCCTGGGGCCTCCAGTTCGTCGATCACATCGCCATCCTGACGCCCGATCTGGAAGCGGGGAGTGCGCCGTATACCGCCCTTGGCCTGACGCCCGATGGCCCCGATGAGACGGTGCAGGCGCAGGGCGTGCGGGTGCGGGCCTTCCGGCTGGGCGACACCCTGATCGAACTGCTGGAACCTGAAGCGGGCAGTGGGCTGGCGGCGTCGCTGGCAAAGCGCGGAGCGGGTCTGCACCATGTCGCCTTCCGGGTTGCGTCGTTGGAGGCCGAGATTTCGCGTCTGAGCGCTCTCGGAGCGGTATTCCTGAACACCCAGCCGCAGCCGGGCCGCGCTGGAAGCCGCGTGGCGTTCCTGCATCCGAAGTGGGGAGCGGGCACGCTGATCGAACTGGTGGAACATCCGTGA
- a CDS encoding metallophosphoesterase family protein, whose translation MSAVRLLLLSDIHANRVALQSVLKDAEVRKFDRVVSLGDAVGYGPRPREVLDTLRELEAVCILGNHEDLLLRLIQHPERSSDSVVGQALEWQRQQLSGRDIAEIQSWRDGIDDPEVGARFRHGTPTSLDEYTDSVTAAREVFVNWHGRLGFVGHTHVPSVYATLNAPVGEWVKYQAFQEGGSYMVPPAARVILNPGSVGQPRDGNPQASYAIFDTARNNFQVYRVQYDVAQAQAQILAAGLPEVLAARLSIGK comes from the coding sequence ATGTCTGCTGTGCGCCTGCTGCTGCTCTCCGACATTCACGCCAACAGGGTCGCCCTCCAGTCGGTGCTCAAAGACGCCGAGGTGCGGAAATTCGACCGTGTGGTGTCGCTCGGTGACGCGGTGGGCTACGGCCCGCGCCCACGTGAGGTGCTCGACACCCTGCGCGAACTGGAGGCGGTCTGTATTCTGGGCAACCACGAAGACCTGCTGCTGCGCCTGATTCAGCACCCGGAACGCAGCAGCGACAGCGTGGTCGGACAGGCGCTGGAATGGCAGCGACAGCAGCTCAGCGGGCGCGACATCGCCGAGATTCAGAGCTGGCGCGACGGCATCGACGATCCCGAGGTGGGCGCACGGTTTCGGCACGGCACCCCTACCAGCCTCGACGAATACACCGATTCGGTCACGGCAGCCAGAGAGGTATTCGTGAACTGGCATGGGCGGCTGGGGTTCGTCGGACATACCCATGTGCCGAGCGTGTACGCCACCCTCAATGCTCCGGTGGGCGAGTGGGTCAAGTATCAGGCGTTTCAGGAAGGTGGCAGTTATATGGTGCCGCCTGCTGCCCGCGTGATCCTGAATCCGGGATCGGTGGGGCAGCCCAGAGACGGCAATCCGCAGGCCAGTTACGCCATCTTCGATACCGCCCGGAACAATTTTCAGGTGTACCGCGTCCAGTACGATGTGGCCCAGGCGCAGGCCCAGATTCTGGCGGCGGGCCTGCCGGAAGTGCTGGCGGCGCGGCTGAGTATCGGCAAGTGA
- the rplI gene encoding 50S ribosomal protein L9: protein MNVILLEPGRLGKTGDVVSVKDGYARNYLLPRELALPATTANMKTLEARIKSRQKSLAKEKAEAERLAGQMEGLTLNLHVRAGEGKIYGAVTHADVAEALSQQGFDVDRRRLDMPKTLKDVGEYDITYRAHPEVIIPIKLAVHAQK, encoded by the coding sequence ATGAACGTCATTTTGCTGGAGCCGGGTCGCCTCGGTAAGACCGGCGACGTGGTGAGCGTGAAGGACGGCTACGCCCGCAACTACCTGCTCCCCCGTGAGCTGGCATTGCCCGCGACCACCGCCAACATGAAGACCCTGGAAGCCCGCATCAAGTCGCGCCAGAAGTCGCTCGCCAAAGAGAAGGCCGAGGCCGAGCGTCTGGCCGGACAGATGGAAGGTCTGACCCTGAACCTGCACGTGCGTGCGGGCGAAGGCAAGATCTACGGCGCAGTGACCCATGCCGACGTTGCCGAGGCGCTGTCTCAGCAGGGGTTCGACGTGGATCGCCGCCGTCTGGACATGCCCAAGACCCTGAAGGACGTGGGCGAGTACGACATCACCTACCGTGCCCACCCGGAAGTCATCATTCCGATCAAGCTCGCGGTGCACGCTCAGAAGTAA
- a CDS encoding VanZ family protein, with translation MRAVCLLLGALLMAGLWWLGSSTPPAHPLDWLEHAALYALLTALLRVGFRSSRAALGVALWVAAFDEVHRAFVPGQEPGIQSWLFALLGSLLASQLRSRRRAEDLPETVNLS, from the coding sequence GTGAGGGCCGTCTGTCTGCTGCTCGGGGCGCTGCTGATGGCGGGTCTGTGGTGGCTGGGCAGCAGCACGCCGCCCGCACATCCGCTCGACTGGCTGGAGCACGCCGCCCTGTACGCGCTGCTGACGGCGCTGCTGCGTGTGGGCTTCCGGTCGTCCCGCGCCGCGCTGGGAGTGGCGCTGTGGGTCGCTGCCTTCGACGAGGTGCACCGCGCCTTCGTGCCGGGGCAGGAGCCGGGTATTCAGAGCTGGCTGTTTGCGCTGCTGGGGTCGCTGCTGGCTTCGCAACTCCGGTCTCGCCGCCGGGCCGAAGATCTGCCGGAAACAGTCAACCTTTCCTGA
- the rpsR gene encoding 30S ribosomal protein S18, translated as MTQAERKPRAKGPKRPRKPKVDPFAIGELEITDYKDVKMLRRFVSDTGKILPRRRTGLSTKHQRRIAQTIKLARQLALLPYTEKLVRK; from the coding sequence ATGACCCAAGCAGAGCGTAAACCCAGGGCCAAGGGGCCGAAGCGCCCCCGCAAGCCCAAGGTCGATCCGTTCGCCATCGGCGAGCTGGAAATCACCGACTACAAAGACGTGAAGATGCTGCGCCGCTTCGTGAGCGACACCGGCAAGATTCTGCCGCGCCGCCGCACCGGTCTTTCGACCAAGCACCAGCGCCGCATCGCCCAGACCATCAAGCTGGCGCGTCAGCTTGCCCTGCTGCCCTACACCGAGAAGCTGGTGCGTAAATGA
- a CDS encoding response regulator, whose amino-acid sequence MPRILVVDDDAAILKLVSVILARVGHEVRTSSHPVEALELLQVFIPELIISDVVMPYMTGLEFLEEVRKHEKLASVPFMLLSSHAERGDVRRGMNLGADDYLPKPFTPQDLTTAVDARMRRAGLSQQEGTALEARALGTAQVSWKGETVQWVSRKALELFFYLLEHREVSSWEAAEALWPEKDEARASSLFHTTLHRLRKSLDNDAVGSSNRRYTLSSDLNPEYDVKRFERLADQADAGRLGLEELRELVGLYGTFLPGVDSPWADDVRSRLEQRQLGILGLAARLAGESGKAKDAAQFYQRSLTIDPLSEAGWDGLAKALDQTGDPRARLAMRREAWWITDMD is encoded by the coding sequence ATGCCGCGAATCCTGGTGGTGGACGACGACGCCGCCATTCTGAAACTGGTCAGTGTCATTCTGGCCCGTGTTGGTCATGAGGTACGCACGTCCAGCCACCCGGTCGAGGCGCTGGAACTGCTTCAGGTCTTCATTCCCGAGCTGATTATCAGCGACGTGGTGATGCCGTACATGACCGGCCTGGAGTTTCTGGAAGAGGTGCGTAAACACGAGAAACTGGCGTCGGTGCCGTTCATGCTGCTGTCGAGTCACGCCGAGCGCGGTGACGTGCGCCGTGGCATGAATCTGGGGGCCGACGACTATCTTCCCAAACCCTTCACCCCGCAGGATCTGACCACTGCCGTTGACGCCCGCATGCGCCGCGCCGGGCTGTCGCAGCAGGAGGGCACCGCGCTGGAAGCCCGCGCTCTGGGCACCGCGCAGGTGAGCTGGAAGGGTGAAACGGTGCAGTGGGTGTCGCGCAAGGCCCTGGAGCTGTTCTTCTATCTGCTGGAACACCGCGAGGTGAGCAGCTGGGAGGCCGCCGAGGCGCTATGGCCCGAGAAAGACGAGGCCCGCGCCAGCAGCCTGTTTCATACCACCCTGCACCGCCTGCGAAAATCGCTCGACAATGACGCGGTGGGCAGCAGCAACCGCCGGTATACCCTTTCGAGCGACCTGAACCCTGAATACGACGTGAAGCGCTTTGAACGTCTGGCAGATCAGGCCGACGCGGGCCGACTGGGTCTGGAAGAGTTGCGCGAACTGGTCGGCCTGTACGGAACCTTTCTGCCGGGCGTCGATTCGCCGTGGGCCGACGACGTTCGCAGCCGACTGGAGCAGCGGCAGCTCGGCATTCTGGGGCTGGCGGCGCGGCTGGCAGGCGAATCGGGCAAGGCCAAAGACGCCGCGCAGTTCTATCAGCGCTCGCTGACCATTGATCCGCTGAGCGAGGCGGGCTGGGACGGCCTGGCGAAGGCACTCGATCAGACCGGCGACCCGCGTGCCCGCCTGGCGATGCGCCGCGAAGCATGGTGGATCACCGACATGGACTGA
- a CDS encoding DNA polymerase III → MTSPAAAPLLFEAVLHPELLAEVRRYSGHALLLSGPARVGKQQLALQIAAQENCLHPHSDGFPCGRCASCRAVLVGAHPDLLGVTPRTTTSTGKVARRRIIPVGAIVEARDDAHDYEQHVYQFLELRPTYRRRVVLVEGAEYLNEQAANALLKLVEEPPHNALFVFTTEDASLVMPTIQSRCARLNVSPLSDQRLLAAWPAAPDPELLAMAAGRAGVLQERDKVEAALQDARMLTEALRSGPLSALEAAEALEKRFDTEWHPQALRFVWRSESPAVRAASDTALERLLGALEVYASPSLSFQVFALDLRAAFGEG, encoded by the coding sequence ATGACGTCCCCTGCTGCCGCGCCGCTGCTGTTCGAGGCCGTACTGCACCCCGAACTGCTGGCCGAAGTGCGGCGTTACTCGGGCCATGCGCTGCTGCTGTCCGGCCCGGCGCGGGTGGGCAAGCAGCAACTGGCTCTTCAGATCGCGGCGCAGGAAAACTGTCTGCATCCCCACTCAGACGGCTTTCCCTGCGGGCGGTGTGCATCGTGCCGCGCCGTGCTGGTGGGCGCACATCCCGACCTGCTCGGTGTGACGCCCCGCACCACCACCAGTACCGGCAAGGTGGCGCGGCGCAGGATCATTCCGGTGGGAGCCATCGTAGAGGCTCGCGACGACGCGCACGATTACGAGCAGCATGTCTATCAGTTTCTGGAACTGCGCCCGACGTATCGCCGCCGGGTGGTGCTGGTCGAGGGAGCCGAGTATCTGAACGAGCAGGCAGCCAACGCCCTGCTGAAACTGGTCGAGGAGCCGCCACACAACGCCCTGTTCGTGTTCACCACCGAAGACGCCTCGCTGGTGATGCCGACCATTCAGAGCCGCTGCGCCCGGCTGAACGTGTCGCCGCTCTCCGATCAGCGGTTGCTGGCCGCGTGGCCCGCTGCCCCCGACCCTGAACTGCTGGCGATGGCGGCAGGCCGGGCAGGCGTGCTTCAGGAACGCGACAAGGTGGAGGCGGCGCTGCAAGACGCCCGCATGCTCACCGAGGCGCTGAGAAGTGGGCCGCTGAGTGCGCTGGAAGCTGCCGAGGCGCTGGAGAAACGCTTCGATACCGAGTGGCATCCGCAGGCGCTGCGCTTCGTGTGGCGCAGCGAGTCGCCTGCGGTGCGTGCTGCCAGCGACACCGCTCTGGAACGCCTGCTGGGTGCGCTGGAAGTGTATGCCAGCCCCAGCCTGAGCTTTCAGGTCTTTGCGCTCGACCTGCGGGCTGCCTTCGGGGAAGGGTAG
- a CDS encoding biotin--[acetyl-CoA-carboxylase] ligase, with protein sequence MPARLFPLLQSVPQSGDELAARLGIGRVRLHGLAHALQEQGFPVLVSRRGYALEPGTPAPHLLNLNGRAYRYLGTTSSTQDDLRSWATDADSAAPAGAVVLAERQTAGRGRRGRVWETGGHNLTFSMLLPRLELSSLSVVPLAAGVALCQVTQTLAGVGGLKWPNDLLTPDRRKLAGLLLEADLRGEEVARAVLGVGLNVQSAPPGAAHLSEFRPEIRRDTLLLALLDAFDHWLTAPAETVLDAWRGLSVTLGQQVKVQTSSGPLRGLAHDIGPDGALLVHDDRDTLHRIGAGDVQLIGTLSHTT encoded by the coding sequence GTGCCCGCCCGGTTGTTCCCCCTGTTGCAGTCCGTTCCCCAGTCGGGAGACGAACTGGCGGCGCGGCTGGGCATCGGGCGGGTGCGGCTGCACGGGCTGGCACACGCGCTTCAGGAGCAGGGCTTCCCGGTACTGGTGTCGCGCCGGGGCTACGCGCTGGAACCCGGAACACCCGCGCCACATCTGCTGAACCTGAACGGACGGGCTTACCGCTATCTGGGCACCACCTCCAGCACCCAGGATGACCTGAGAAGCTGGGCCACCGACGCCGACTCTGCCGCTCCGGCAGGCGCAGTGGTGCTGGCCGAACGCCAGACCGCTGGCCGGGGCCGCCGGGGGCGCGTGTGGGAAACGGGCGGCCACAACCTGACCTTTAGCATGCTGCTGCCCCGTCTGGAACTGTCCAGCCTGAGTGTGGTGCCGCTGGCGGCGGGCGTGGCGCTATGTCAGGTAACGCAGACGCTGGCGGGCGTGGGCGGGCTGAAGTGGCCCAACGACCTGCTGACTCCAGACCGGCGCAAACTGGCGGGCCTGTTGCTCGAAGCCGATCTGCGCGGCGAAGAGGTGGCGCGGGCGGTGCTGGGCGTGGGCCTGAACGTGCAGTCGGCCCCGCCGGGCGCGGCGCATCTGTCGGAGTTCCGGCCCGAGATTCGGCGCGACACGCTGCTGCTGGCGCTACTCGACGCCTTCGATCACTGGCTGACCGCTCCGGCAGAAACCGTGCTGGATGCCTGGCGCGGACTGTCGGTCACGCTGGGGCAGCAGGTGAAGGTGCAGACCAGCAGCGGCCCCCTGCGCGGCCTGGCCCACGACATCGGCCCAGACGGAGCGCTGCTCGTTCACGACGACCGGGACACGCTGCACCGCATCGGCGCGGGCGACGTGCAGCTCATCGGCACACTCAGCCACACCACTTGA
- the rpsF gene encoding 30S ribosomal protein S6, with translation MNQYDLNLILNPSLSTEQIQTEKEYIENAVRGAGAEIAKLDDVGNRRLAYAVQKEREGYYLMYTIKAQGNPESTIAASLRLRDHVRRVLVVKDRPEWKTKKA, from the coding sequence ATGAACCAGTACGACTTGAACCTGATCCTGAATCCTTCGCTGAGCACCGAGCAGATTCAGACCGAGAAGGAGTACATCGAGAACGCCGTGCGCGGAGCCGGAGCCGAGATCGCCAAGCTGGACGACGTCGGCAACCGCCGCCTCGCCTACGCTGTGCAGAAGGAGCGCGAGGGCTATTACCTGATGTACACCATCAAAGCCCAGGGCAATCCCGAGAGCACCATCGCCGCGAGCCTGCGCCTGCGTGACCACGTCCGCCGCGTCCTGGTGGTCAAAGACCGCCCGGAGTGGAAAACCAAGAAAGCCTGA
- the ssb gene encoding single-stranded DNA-binding protein, whose translation MARGMNHIYLIGVLARDPELRYTPSGVAVYEATIAGEDHVAGNDGKERQLPWYHRVSILGKPAEWQSERNLRAGDAVLVEGTLDYSSWDAPEGGKRSMVKVKALRMEQLGYAPETTQDAGGGVRMHGGMNQVMVVGNLTRDPDLRYTPAGDAVLGLSLAVNETWKDRQGQQQEKVHWLDATLWRDLAEASKDLHKGDPVLITGRLTNESWTDKDGNKRNNTKIEATRVEALSRGAAPGTATTPAAPRQATASAARPQPQRAAASSAQGSRSGGLDIDSGLQDFPPEEDLPF comes from the coding sequence ATGGCCCGTGGAATGAATCACATTTACCTGATCGGCGTTCTCGCCCGCGACCCGGAACTGCGCTACACCCCCAGCGGCGTGGCGGTCTACGAAGCCACCATTGCCGGAGAGGATCATGTCGCCGGAAACGACGGCAAAGAGCGGCAGCTTCCCTGGTATCACCGCGTCAGCATCCTGGGCAAACCCGCCGAATGGCAATCCGAGCGCAATCTGCGTGCCGGAGACGCCGTGTTGGTGGAAGGCACGCTCGACTACAGCAGTTGGGACGCGCCCGAAGGCGGCAAACGCAGCATGGTGAAGGTCAAGGCGTTGCGGATGGAGCAGCTCGGCTACGCGCCTGAGACCACTCAGGACGCAGGAGGCGGCGTACGCATGCACGGCGGGATGAATCAGGTGATGGTGGTGGGCAATCTGACCCGCGACCCCGACCTGCGCTACACCCCTGCCGGAGACGCGGTACTCGGTCTTTCGCTGGCTGTGAACGAAACCTGGAAGGATCGTCAGGGACAGCAGCAGGAGAAGGTGCACTGGCTCGACGCGACATTGTGGCGCGATCTGGCCGAGGCGTCCAAAGACCTGCACAAAGGTGATCCGGTGCTGATTACAGGCCGCCTGACCAATGAAAGCTGGACCGACAAAGACGGCAACAAGCGCAACAACACCAAGATAGAAGCGACCCGAGTCGAAGCTCTTTCCCGAGGTGCGGCTCCCGGAACCGCCACCACCCCCGCAGCGCCCCGTCAGGCCACGGCGAGCGCGGCGCGTCCGCAACCTCAGCGGGCGGCAGCTAGTTCTGCACAGGGGTCCCGTTCGGGAGGGCTGGACATTGACAGCGGCCTCCAAGACTTTCCCCCGGAAGAAGACCTGCCCTTTTAA
- a CDS encoding DUF1440 domain-containing protein, translating into MHRPFHRQEPPSVYRGVVLGLTGSVLGVLAMGQYWTKVAPLLSDSSQGDDDAPDQNVISPLGQQHEPGESSTAALGRFAYQAVTGKTPGKETRAALSEAVHWGFGVLSGAAFGAITARQQKANPLTGAAFGAAMWAVFDEGMVPLLGLQDGPAASPVSGHLNRLGAHLSYGAALGLGVWALGRVLPKD; encoded by the coding sequence ATGCATCGTCCATTTCACAGGCAGGAGCCGCCCAGTGTGTACCGGGGCGTGGTATTGGGTCTGACCGGCAGTGTGCTGGGTGTACTGGCAATGGGTCAGTACTGGACCAAAGTCGCGCCGCTGCTCTCAGACAGTTCGCAGGGCGACGACGACGCGCCCGACCAGAACGTGATTTCACCCCTGGGGCAGCAGCACGAGCCGGGGGAATCCAGCACCGCTGCCCTGGGACGGTTCGCGTATCAGGCGGTCACGGGCAAGACGCCGGGCAAGGAAACCCGCGCCGCGCTCAGCGAAGCCGTTCACTGGGGCTTCGGCGTGCTGAGCGGCGCGGCCTTCGGGGCGATCACGGCGCGGCAGCAGAAGGCCAATCCGCTGACCGGGGCGGCGTTCGGCGCGGCAATGTGGGCAGTCTTCGACGAGGGTATGGTGCCGCTGCTGGGTCTTCAGGACGGCCCTGCCGCCTCACCAGTCAGCGGGCATCTGAACCGGCTGGGCGCACATCTGTCTTACGGCGCGGCGCTGGGGCTGGGCGTGTGGGCGCTGGGCCGGGTGCTGCCGAAAGACTAG
- a CDS encoding metallophosphoesterase family protein produces the protein MKLAVLADLHANLEATLSVHADLQRRGISDIWVLGDLVGKGPRPREVLAWVQAHATRVVQGNWDARVAGASHRPQDLWPRTLLSAAELRYLADLPYGIEETFSRQVWRFVHAGSKGVFHRLYPHSSLHEQVAAFEPNPALGLMQQADALVYADIHEALMLDVEGLPLLNCGSVGNPLDSTLSCYLILDFDDNPDGVGYSAQFVRLPYDRAAEIGAAEASGMPFTREYITELLTGAYQRRRVRGVD, from the coding sequence ATGAAGCTCGCCGTCCTCGCTGATCTGCATGCCAATCTGGAGGCGACTCTCAGCGTTCATGCCGATTTGCAGCGGCGCGGCATCTCTGACATCTGGGTGCTGGGTGATCTGGTCGGCAAGGGGCCGCGCCCGCGTGAAGTGCTGGCCTGGGTACAGGCACACGCCACGCGGGTGGTGCAGGGCAACTGGGACGCCCGTGTGGCCGGAGCCAGTCATCGTCCCCAGGATCTGTGGCCCCGAACGCTGCTGTCTGCCGCCGAACTGCGCTACCTCGCCGACCTGCCCTACGGTATCGAGGAAACATTCTCACGGCAGGTCTGGAGGTTCGTGCATGCCGGAAGCAAGGGTGTGTTTCACCGGCTGTACCCGCACAGCAGCCTGCATGAACAGGTGGCAGCCTTCGAGCCGAATCCGGCGCTGGGGCTGATGCAACAGGCCGACGCGCTGGTTTACGCCGACATCCACGAAGCGCTGATGCTCGATGTCGAGGGGCTGCCGCTGCTGAACTGCGGCTCGGTGGGCAATCCGCTCGACAGCACGTTGTCGTGTTATCTGATCCTCGATTTCGACGACAACCCGGACGGCGTGGGCTATAGCGCCCAGTTCGTGCGCCTGCCCTACGACCGCGCCGCCGAAATCGGGGCCGCCGAGGCCAGCGGCATGCCTTTTACGCGGGAATACATCACCGAGCTGCTGACCGGCGCGTATCAGCGGCGCCGAGTACGCGGCGTGGATTGA